The Watersipora subatra chromosome 7, tzWatSuba1.1, whole genome shotgun sequence genomic interval ACATTGACTATATGTAGTAAGTGTCCAAAGACATATTGGCTATATGTAGTAAATGTCCAAAGACACATTGGCTAATGTAGTAAGTGTCCAAAGACACATTGGCTATATGTAGTAAGTGCCCAAAGACACATTGGCTATATGTAGTAAATGTCCAAAGACACATTGGCTAATGTAGTAAGTGTCCAAAGACACATTGGCTAATGTAGTAAATGTCCAAAGACACATTGGCTAATGTAGTAAGTGTCCAAAGACACATTGGCTAATGTAGTAAGTGTCCAAAGACACATTGGCTATATGTAGTAAGTGTCCAAAGACACATTGGCTATATGAAGTGAGTGTAAAAAGACACATTGGCTAATGTAGTAAGTGTCCAAAGACACATTGACTATATGTAGTAAGTGTCCAAAGACATATTGGCTATATGTAGTAAATGTCCAAAGACACATTGGCTAATGTAGTAAGTGTCCAAAGACACATTGGCTAATGTAGTAAATGTCCAAAGACACATTGACTATATGTAGTAAGTGCCCAAAGACACATTGGCTATATGTAGTAAGTGCCCAAAGACACATTGGCTAATGTAGTAAGTGTCCAAAGACACATTGGCTAATGTAGTAAATGTCCAAAGACACATTGGCTAATGTAGTAAGTGTCCAAAGACACATTGGCTAATGTAGTAAATGTCCAAAGACACATTGGCTAATGTAGTAAGTGTCCAAAGACACATTGGCTAATGTAGTAAGTGTCCAAAGACACATTGGCTACATGTAGTAAGTGTCCAAAGACACATTGGCTATATGTAGTAAGTGTCCAAAGACACATTGGCTATATGAAGTGAGTGTAAAAAGACACATTGGCTAATGTAGTAAGTGTCCAAAGACACATTGACTATATGTAGTAAGTGTCCAAAGACATATTGGCTATATGTAGTAAATGTCCAAAGACACATTGGCTAATGTAGTAAGTGTCCAAAGACACATTGGCTAATGTAGTAAATGTCCAAAGACACATTGGCTAATGTAGTAAGTGTCCAAAGACACATTGGCTAATGTAGTAAGTGTCCAAAGACACATTGGCTACATGTAGTAAGTGTCCAAAGACACATTGGCTATATGTAGTAAGTGTCCAAAGACACATTGGCTATATGAAGTGAGTGTAAAAAGACACATTGGCTAATGTAGTAAGTGTCCAAAGACACATTGACTATATGTAGTAAGTGTCCAAAGACATATTGGCTACATGTAGTACATGCTTTCCCATTATCCAACTTGCAATACTCGTCAAGATTCTACATGGATTAAATGACTTGTTTATTTAATCAGCAAACTTGCTGTGAATCAGTCCTTCCTAGCAGTACAGGCTACTAGTACCAACTACTAGTAATGGTGGATAGACTTGTGTTGGTACAAGGTAAGACCTTGCAAATATAATGCTCAGAATAGGAAATCAGATGAGTTTGAGGTGGTAAGAGATGCTGCAGTAGCCAGTCCTGCTATTAGTTCGACTCTTACAACATGAAATCAAACGCTCCGAGGAAAATGGAAAAGTGAAATCCCCTAATTGCTTAACTATTGGACTACTGATATGCAATTAAATTTGAAAGAGCATAAGCACTTTTTCTTTTGTTTGTGAAACCTAAAATCATGACACCAAATTCAACATGAAACTCAATGATAATTTTGCACAATGTATAAGCAAAAAGAGCATGTATCCCATGTAAAGTACAATACTTACTGACATTCCATGTAAGATACAGTACTTACTGATATCCCATGTAAGGTACAGTACTTACTGATATCCCATGTAAGGTACAGTACTTACTGGTATCCCATGTAAGGTACAGTACTTACTGATACCCCATGTAAGATACAGTACTTACTGATATCCCATGTAAGGTACAGTACTTACTGGTATCCCATGTAAGGTACAGTACTTACTGGTATCCCATGTAAGGTACAGTACTTACTGGTATCCCATGTAAAATACAACACTTACTGGTATCCCATGTAAAATACAGCACTTACTGGTATCGCATGTAAAGTACAGCACTTACTGGTATCCCATGTAAAATACAGCACTTACTGGTATCCCATGTGTGGCCAGCTTTCAAAGGTGGCGAGACGCGCAGCCTCGCTATACATGAGAGCCCTGTCTAGTGGCACCGGTGTATCTATATGAAACTCTGGAGCATAATATCCGCTACGTTCAGTCATGGCAGCTGCTATAGGTAGAGCAGTAGAGTTGTCTCCTTTCGTCTTCAGCTGCATCATGATATGTTGAAAGACGTATAGAAAGACATTCTGTGAGTGTTCCAGGGTTATCGTAGCCCACTAAAACACAAGACAAATAAATAAGAGTCATAATCACAGTAGAAAAGCATCAGAAGCAGGCATGATTTTCATAGATAGCAAAGTACTAACAGTCTAGGTTTAGAAAGACGACTAGTCTAATAACGATTGGTCTAATAAAGATTGGTCTAATGACGATTGGTCCAATGACGATTGGTCCAATGACGATTGGTCCAATGACGATTGGTCCAATGACGATTGGTCTAATGACGATTAGTTTAATGACGATTAGTTTGATGACGATTAGTCTGATGACGATTAGTCTGATGACGATTAGTCTGATGACGATTAGTCTGATGACGATTAGTCTGATGACGATTAGTGTAATGACGACTGGTCTAATGTCGACTGGTCTAACATAAACTCATCTAATAGTATGATTGGTCCAACTGCATTATTGGTCAAATGACGATCAGCCCAAATATACAGATTTGTCTAATTACCGTGATGAATTTCTTTATTCCAGCTAACCCTATTTTTCATGTTATCGTTAGAAAAACTTCGAAGCATGGCATCGACGGTTAGAGATATTAGTAGGCTCTGTACATGTTGAAATTTTTTAGttaatttctaaaaataaaacaatggagttgaattttgtattttgaaagcTTTTCTGTACCCAAAAATTGCCTGGATTTACATttaatctaataaaatttccGCCATTTTAACTCGAGTGTACTGAATGCAAGTCTTTTCTATCATAGTCTTTACATCAATTTTAGAATGATCGAAATTGTACATTGGGCAAACCAGATTTATACTGAATGTCTTTGGACGAATTGGTCTATTAAACCAATTGGACTTTAGACCAATTGGTGTTAGACCAATCTGTATAAGTCCAATTGGTGTAAGTTAGACCAATTGCACCGAACCCCTTAGAATTATCGATAAGAATAATGGCATGAGACCGACAGAGatttacaattacaaataagTATCTTACTTTAGCTTTTTTCTGATTGTCCTCCTCAGGTCTCGATGCTTCCACTGCTTGTTTGATTTTTTCAACTACTTCATCCATTTTATCCACTTTAAGGATATCATGGGATTGAATCCCTTTAAGTAATATCTCAGCCTGCAAACACACCAATACACTAGCTATAAGTCAGTATTAAACAGGTTGAAACAACCTACTTGATTAAGGTGACATGATGTTAAATACTAAGACTATTCAAAGCAACCTGCAGCTGTTTCTTGGAACATTCACAATAACATATAACGACGTGTCGGAAAACATATCCAGCAACTTCTACCCTACAGAATAAAAATATTCGATAGATTTAATAAtttgcgatttcgcgaacagtcgaTTCCGCTACTTATTAAATTTtgcgaataattagttctatttttaaacacaagaaagaataactactgcctcaaattaaaaactagtcgcgaGGCAGAAGTAGTAAACGTAGCagagtttcaattttttttaaatcatcgcAAGGGCTTTGACTTAACCCCATTgtcaatgcatcacacttctttacgaaattattcaaggttgtctcAAGTTATTCTGAATTTGACACGGCATCATCATCAAAATAATTCTCCTGCAGTTCTTCACATTGAAAAaactcaacttcccacaagttgttggttcaccaaaggtctccaaatcgatgaacattcatgagAATCTCTGGATGaagccaaaaatttatagcttagcatgatcgacataaaATTCTTAGCTAAACAGAAACCTAAACAAGTGGCATACGCAAgtgaaggttttactttatTGCTAGCAGCTTTCattgattaatttattcgcaaatatgttcatccgcgaatatgttTGAAAAACAATTCTCGCGAAATTTAACTCtacgaataatttcatcctgtagggtatattagATGTCAAAGATATACCCAGCATTTTGGGATAAACTTCGCATGAGCAATAAAAAACAGATTCAATTGAAGAATTGTGCAAACAGAGAACATACATCTGAGAGAGGAAGCTCCAACTGGATGACATCTGTTACTTTTGGATCCTTGATTTTTGGTTTTAAGGCAGTGTCAAGCAAGTATGCTCCATTCAAATCTTTTCTCAATGTCATATATTCTCCATCACTAATGAATAAGCCATCTTTCTCTTGAATGTATTTGCAAGTGAGACATTGTGCTTCGGTAGCTACAACATTTACAAAAACTGCAGACTTCAATCTTTAATCATATCTTATAGAATGTGCATTAACATGCAAAGAGAAAAATAGGTTTGAAAACTAACGAATGGTCAAGTTTATGTCTCGATTGAGTGAATTATGAATTTGCTAGTTGTTAAAACAATGGTAACATCGTAATTACAACGACCACGAGCTTCATGACCTAATCAGtagtaaatacaaatcaaataataatatCAGACTAAAAACGCATTCATGGCTAGTTGTCTACAAAAAGCTCTTTCCAACCGGAGTATAAATTAGTATTGTATAGCAAGCTTTTTATGAAGATTACACAGAAAACGTTAGGAATaatgaaattaattaaattcAACGTATCACATACTTAATTATTATTCGTTTAAACAACAGCTCCAACAATATACCATTCATCACACAATTAATAATCGTCATTGTACCAATTTTTTCTGTACAATGACCATATAACTAACCAATATCCGATTTCTTTAGCAACGTTGAAGATGTTGAATCGTACACTTTTATGCCAGAGTCACAGGACGTAACAAATAGCAAATTTAATTTCTGGTGGTACTCCACTCCACTTAGGTTACTACCAGCATAGTAGTATCCATCAGTGGAGACACGCCATTGCGACCCACGATCTGTCATTTTTTCATCTTTTCACAAGCGTCAAAGGTTGCGAAATGAACGTGTTAGCGAAATACGTTTGCGTTCCGGCTAGGTCAATACTTCTGCCCTTTCGCCTTTGCCGTCGATTTATTCGCCAAGTCCCCTGATCCCTCCATACTGTCAGTTACCATGAAAGCACAACTTCTACACTAACCTAGTGCAACTAATTGTTATCGTTTACATCTCTTGTTTCAAATAACATGGTTGCAGTATATGATTGATGTTAGTTGTAATAATTAATGcatatctttcattttaaaaaaaactacagaCAGACTGTTTACAACTGAAAATGCGCGTTAAACTTCAAAACGTATTGATTTACATTCCAAAGCTGTacaaaaagtttgaagttttacAATTAATGATGCCTTGGTAAGCTGTGTCTGAGCACTTTACATGGTTTGATTGTACTTGATATGCATAGCTCTTAAACCTTAAAAGCAGATAGACAAAAATTGCAAAGATATTGCATTACATGTTTAATTTAAGATTAACGGGCTGAGATACAAGCACCATTGGCAGGTTACATGATAAAGTTTTGCCTAGTACTAGTGGCTGAGAGCTATTGCAAATAGCTTGTGCTCCCTAGCAGTAATTTTTTTACAGTGTCATTGtgctttttgattttttgtaaaaatcacAAACTAAACAAACTACTCAATCATTTTCTATCCACGACAAAATTACAGCACCAGTTGAAAGTTTAACAGGCACACAAAAACAACCCCTTTAACGTTTAtactttctttattttgcttattttatgCCATCGTTTAGCAAAGTTGTTCAAACTGGTGTTATGGCACATTTAGGGTTTGACCAAATACAATACACACAGTTTGGTCTTAAAACATTTTCCTCTATTCTCTTGACATGATTAAAGGTTGTATAGGGTGTTTTTATAACACTCTTTTAGGGTGTCATAGCGAAAGAATTGATAAGATGTTGTGACTTATATAACAATTGACAGGTGGAATGAAAGACAAGTAAAACAAGTATTAGTCATAAACCTATGAATTGAAGATATTGCTAGCagatttttaaaagaaagttttcAGTGAATTTAGTGTTTTAGGTTTGCTCATATATCGGGATTTTGGCGGAGAGTTAATGTTAGTCAGAAGAAGGTAAATGCAATGTAAAACATTTAACGAGGTGGTCAGCTAAAGTAGCTTTCTATTACAATTGTAAAAATCTTTACCTTTAATCTGAAGTTAGCAAAGCGCAGTAAGGCCTTCGAATCGTACACTCaaatattggagttgtctttttatTGAACATTGAAGATTAACGAACATTGCCGTTAATCCTAATGACGTTTTACTTCCGGGAGTGGATAAATCGTGCTTATTTAGTCTTACCGGCGAAATCGTGCGTTGTAGTAATGGACTAGACCTTCACCAAACGGGCCGCACGTGCTTGTTCCTGCGCCCGTTGACCAGCTTCCCCACATGTTGCTTAAATCTGCGACTAGCGGACGATTTGGTCTGTAATTCATTAGCTTTTTGTAATTTGAAGTAGCTTGGAGTACTGCGATGATATAAATTAGATATGGTGTTAGGTTAAAAAGAGTAAGCCGACTGGCAAAGCAACATTTCTGTTGGTGGCTTGTATCTGAAGTGTCTGATGATTTTTATTctttaataatttcatttttgtcaacaCTTCTAATGATtggtaatatttttgttttgtgtaTATGTAGCGTTACTCCGTAGCAATACAATGTTACAAAACTTTGCTTGGATAGTGGTGCCAAAAGTATCCTCATAGTGTGATGGATTTGCTAAACTCAACTATTTCTAATAGCCTTATGCATCCAGCTGTCCTGGGAATAGCATAGTAATATGCAAGCCAGCTTTCATGGAAAGCCAATGGACTATCACagaacactgtatataaggatATGTAAAGCGTTGTAGAGCAGAATGGGTAATAATAAGTAACGAGGAAGATACGCTTATGAAACAGAAGAACAAAGAGTACAGAGCACCAGATACTGTCTACAAGCGACGAGACTATATATGGACATTCGTGGATTATTTGAACATTAATTCATTTCTGTGCATCTTTAGCTTGCATAATAAAGAGCCATACTCATCATTCACCAGTcatcttgcttgcaacaattacagttgtgcatgagaacTAATACTCAttcagtataagacaacttgtaaccAGAACCCACTTAGTAGTGATTGCAAGTGCCGTAAGTCGCTATATTAGCGAGAGGCAAGCGCAAAAATTCACTacattggtggcagcagtgggatatcTGTAATCTTGTTGCTACTGAAAGTTTAGCTGTACGCACAACCCAGTAATTGTTAAACAGCTCTCTGGAGAGAGATGGCTCAAGGCAGAGACTCCGGAATGTCTACTAATCCATTCCTGCCTATCAGTAACCCATTCTTGGACGCAGCTAATCCATTTGCTGATACTGCAGAGAAACAGCCAAAAGAGGTCATGCATTCCGATACATCAGTACACATTGATGCGGCAACATTCATTGACGATATGTACCAGAAGTATGTGCTGGAACTGCAGGACAGACAGGCTGCCAGCAATCGCATATCGTATCTAGCAGAAGATGAATTAGCTGAGCGTCAACCTGTGCGACCATCAAGAGATCTTCCCAAAGTTACTCAAATAGACAGTTTGAGCAGTGTTAGTTGCGGGACTGCAGAAAACTACACTGACTGCAATGAGACAAACCTAGTTGATGCACTAcgtttaattgcaatagaaatGGCTAAACAGACCAAGCTGATAAAAGATCAGTCTGCCGGAATTGCTGCTCTAGAGCAAAAGAGACGAAGCTATAACAAAACCAATGGAAAATCTCCAAGAGTGAAACGTTGTTTCCGATGTAGAGACAACTCACATCTAATAAGGAGTTGTACGGTACCAAAGTAAAGGTCACAGCCATCCATAAGCTCTAATCAAGAGAAACCACAAAGGTTCGCTCCTAAGATTATGAGTAAATTGGTTGAACCTGTGCCCTATACCAGTTACAACAAATTGGATAAACCATGTAAAAGACCAAAAACAAGGGTAAACCATGCGGACAGGCCTGCCACTACCTCGACGCTCAATGTTCCAGTAATGGAGGAGCAGCTGCATGTCGGTTCAGAAAAACGACTTCAATTTGCATCAGCAAAGGAGGTTGGCGGTAAACAAGAACAATACCAGTCAAGGCTCCTACATTGCAGAAGACACCCACAAAATCATGCTGGGCATAATTCTTGCGGCAACAGTAGTCCTTTCACAGGAAAGGTACAGCATTGTGGAGCAACCAGTAACTCTCGTAAGCGTTTGATTGCTAGCACAGCTGGTAGCAGCAGGGTGTATTCGAGTAGCAAAGCTACTCATGCACCTGCAACAGCCTATCAGCTGCATGCTAAAAAATATGCAAAGCAACCTCATGACTACAAAAGTACACTGGAATCTCGCCTTGATGAAGTCATCCAAGAAAAGAATGAAATTCAACACCGCTACCTGAACCTGCTTATCCAATATGATGACCTAAAGTATCACTTCGACTCAGGCCAAAAGAACATTCTAAGTTACACTACGTAAATCCATAATTGCCTTATCAATGCTGGTAAACCATTATTTGAAAACTGGCACCGCATCTAGAGGTGGAGTATGTGATGGATTTGCTAAACTCAACTATTTCTAATAGCCTTATGCATCCAGCTGTCCTGGGATTAGCATAGTAATATGCAAGCCAGATTTCATGGAAAGCCAATGGACTATCACagaacactgtatataaggatATGTAAAGCGTTGTAAACAAGAATGGGTAAGAATAAGTAACGAGGAAGATACGCTTATGAAACAGAAGAACAAAGAGTACAGAGCACCAGATACTGTCTACAAGCGACGAGGCTATATATGGACATTTGTGGAGTACTATATATAGACATTCATggattatttgaaaattaattcATCTCTGTGCATCTTTAGCTTGCGTACTAAAGAGCCATAATCATCATTCACCAGTcatcttgcttgcaacaattatagtTGTTCATGAGAGCTAATACTCAttcagtataagacaacttgtaaccAGAACCCACTTAGTAATGATTGCAAGTGCCGTAAGTCGCTATATTAGCGAGAGGCAAGCGCAAAAATTCACTACAATAGTACTGCAGTATATTTACGTGATCTCAAAACTGTTGTAACGGGGTTGTAATACTTTCTATTAAGGAGTATCAAGACTTTAGTATCCAAGAATGAGCATCCCGTTTTGTTTGAACTTTGCAGTGAATGGCCTTCATTTAAAAGAGTAGATAGTTAGCTTTCACATGTTATACTGAGTTTTACTATGGATTATATGAAGTTAGTTTTGTGTCCAGCAACGGCAATTGTTACTCAGCATTACTgttcatacctgccaactctcacgcattgggtgtgagactcacgcaatcaccctaAAGAGAAAatggaaatgcgtgagatttttgccccaatttccacaattttatatatactatcattgatacatcaattgccccaaaaccaaatctcacgcattgcctcactcttgggttggcaggtctgttacTGTTTGTATTTGCATTGCCTGATAGCTGATGAGGAAATCAACTACTTCAAAAAAACAACAAGTAGTAACATTAgtacaaatttatttgtttaaatCCATATACACGTATGACTAAACTAGTCTAATCAGTCAAGATTTACATCTCTTACTATAGACCTGTTAACTATACCtataactatataaatatagttaataggtctatatCATAGACCTATTCAACAGAAATTAACTGCTCTAGATGTAATGAGCATGGTTTTGGCCATTTTTGCATGCGGAGCACTTTTTATTCAAGCATCTAAATAGCCCTTCGTCATAAAATAAAGTGATCTGCTCTTTTATCGTAttaaaacaactgaaaaaataaACTCCTATCGCAATCAGTCAGCTGTATTTGCCCGGATCAGCCCAGCTATTATCTTAGGTTGTTTCCAGTTGCTGGTAGTAATGCTGGTTACTAGGAGATTACTGGCTGGTGAAGCAGTTCATTGCCACAAGCAGAATCATGTGTAATACTCTAGTAGTAAATACAGTTAGTAAATTGTAAATTGAGCTATATGCAAGACATACGATTTTTGTAAGATTGAGCTAAAGCTGAGCTACAAATTGATTATTTGAGGAGAATGATGGGTACGTCAGGCTTCTGCAATAGTTTGAGATGCCCCTGTGTACAGCAATGACACTGTTGTCTATGTAGTCACAAGTGGTCTACCTTGTGTCTAGCAATGGCGCTGTTGTCTATGTAGTCACAAGTGGTCTACCTTGTGTACAGCAATGGCGCTGTTTTCTACGTAGTTACAAGTGGTCTACCTTGTGTGTAGCAATGACACTGTTGTCTACGTAGTTACAAGTGGTCTACCTTGTGTGTAGCAATGACACTGTTGTCTACGTAGTTACAAGTGGTCTACCTTGTGTGTAGCAATGACACTGTTGTCTACGTAGTTACAAGTGGTCTACCTTGTGTGTAGCAATGGCGCTGTCGTCTACGTAGTTACAAGTGGTCTACCCTGTGTGTAGCAATGGCGCTGTTGTCTATGTCCTTACAAGTGGTCTACCTTGTGTGTAGCAATGGCGCTGTCGTCTACGTAGTTACAAGTGGTCTACCTTGTGTGTAGCAATGACACTGTTGTCTACGTAGTCACAAGTGGTCTACCTTGTGTGTAGCAATGGCACTGTTGTCTACGTAGTCACAAGTGGTCTACCTTGTGTGTAGCAATGACACTGTTGTCTACGTAGTTACAAGTGGTCTACCTTGTGTGTAGCAATGGCGCTGTCGTCTACGTAGTTACAAGTGGTCTACCCTGTGTGTAGCAATGGCGCTGTTGTCTACGTCCTTACAAGTGGTCTACCCTGTGTCTAGCAATGGCGCTGTTGTCTACGTAGTTACGAGTGGTCTACCTTGTGTGTAGCAATGGCGCTGTCGTCTACGTAGTTGCGAGTGGTCTACCCTGTGTGTAGCAATGACACTGTTGTCTACGTAGTTACAAGTTGTCTACCTTGTGTGTAGCAATGACACTGTTGTCTACGTAGTTACAAGTGGTCTACCTTGTGTGTAGCAATGACACTGTTGTCTACGTAGTTACAAGTGGTCTACCTTGTGTGTAGCAATGACACTGTTGTCTACGTAGTTAACAAGTGGTCTACCCTGTGTGTAGAAATGACACTGTTGTCTACGTAGTTACAAGTTGTCTACCTTGTGTGTAGCAATGACAATGTTGTCTACGTAGTTACAAGCGGTCTACCCTGTGTGTAGCAATGGCGCTGTTGCTTACGTAGCTAGTTACAAGTGGTAACTGACGTAGTCTGCCCTGTGTGGAACAATATTACTGCGCTCCATGTAGTTACAGAGGGTCTGTCTTATGTGAGGCAATGAGTCTGCTGTCCACATAGTTACAGATGGCTTACTGTATTTAATCAGTTTACCCTTCTAAATCTCTGCAATCCTAGTTTGCCTTGCCAGAGTGGTTTGTCATCCACTGTTTAAAGTACCTTCCTATCTGATCATGTATTTCTACACCTCCAGGAATGCTGCTAACGGGTGTGTGTCAGCATTGCTTCAAAAGGCAGATTTTGAAGGTGGGAGCTGCCAGAAGGTTTAGTGTCACTCAGCGGGTTTTGACAAACGGGAAGAACACGGCTGCCCAATACATCCTTAATAGAGTTCGAACATATGATTATCAAAGTTACCTGATGTGTTTGCTCAGTCCCAAGGCATTCAGGTGTGCAgacaattctgttttgactgtATATCAGTGATCTCTGCTATCTtgttgtattaatatatattgaaaATTTGACAATTTAATAACAGGATAActgataatagtagtaatatattttactattatagATAACTTGGACTGCTCGGTTGTATACTGGAACATGAAAGGCGTTCCTACAATTGCAATCAGTTGTTCTATTGTTTTACTTGGTTTCAGCTTTTTTGTTAATAACCTATTTAATTCTGGTTCTAGCAAGTTTGACTAGGTCGGTGGATACACTGCCTACATTTACTTTGTTGCTTCCATCATATCTATAAAGTTTTAGCTGGCGCTTTAGAATAAGgcgggagttgttctctcttcTAAGTGTAGATAATTATGAACTATTTTGAAGTAAAATTCAAAAATGTGTTCTGCataaaaggtattttaaacTTTGTTGAAAAAGAATATCAATGCATATAATAGATAAGTCTCTGGTGCTTTAATAGATTGGAGTTGTCTTTGTTATGCTCATCATAGCCTGTATTCACAGCGCAGTCCGTGTTTATTATTGCGTTCCTTTTTAGTTTCTTCGTTcatttattactttattggcattAATATCATTTTgaacagaaatgttttttaaGTTATGctataaaaagataaaaaagtaaCAGTTAGTCactcaaatcaaataaatggtttgacaatTCATTGTCAATTGTTTCTGAGCACCTATCAGTGTTCCATTACTACATTTCTATGTTCATATTATTGACCAGTTCAGAGTTGTAAGCAGTCTTAACTTCAACAAGTCAGGCCTTTCAGATATCTTTATTTCTTGAAAGACAATCATTCACCATTCAAGGACCAGATAGTTCTCTGTCATATTACAGACAAAGTCTGTTTGTGGTACATGCATACAACGTGGAGCTCTCCCTCGTTTTGGAGTTAGCCTCAGAGCGAAAAGCCTCAGCGGGCAGGTTGGTAATTATCGATCGTCACACAAAATTCAGGATCATGACTCATACAAATGGGACAAACATTTTGAGCTAGTAATTTAttgttgtaattttgttttataatctTATTATCTATTTACTAGGTTCGCCTTTTGGACGGCAGCACTTGATGCTATTTATGATGGCAGCAGGCCGTATGACCACCCAGTCGTGCAGCAACTGGCAGCTCTTCACTCTCGAGGCCTTATCAATTCACAACAAACCAAGCATTCACTCTATCAGATGCTCAACTCTCGCAGGGAGTTTAGCACCCTTACCCATGTGGACACTCTCACTCAATTGGAGACGTATGCAGAGCACACTCAATCCTCTCTTCTCCTTTTAGCCTTAGCCTTTGCTCAACAATCAACAGTAGATTCAGATCATGCAGCCAGTCATCTTGGTCGCTGTGGGGGTTTGCTGAACGCCCTGAGAGCCACTCCCTATTTGACATCAAGGAATCAGCTACTGT includes:
- the LOC137399634 gene encoding NADH dehydrogenase (ubiquinone) complex I, assembly factor 6-like, encoding MLLTGVCQHCFKRQILKVGAARRFSVTQRVLTNGKNTAAQYILNRVRTYDYQSYLMCLLSPKAFRQSLFVVHAYNVELSLVLELASERKASAGRFAFWTAALDAIYDGSRPYDHPVVQQLAALHSRGLINSQQTKHSLYQMLNSRREFSTLTHVDTLTQLETYAEHTQSSLLLLALAFAQQSTVDSDHAASHLGRCGGLLNALRATPYLTSRNQLLLPQDVLSKHGVSQTDVLRGRDVVTEPVYEIASTAHSHLETANGIISRLPKEASRCFLLARIYAYQLEQLQLCDFNIFHSKFQKKDRLLAWRMWKARRSL